A single Gammaproteobacteria bacterium DNA region contains:
- a CDS encoding ketoacid CoA transferase has product MSNSTFSLAELLICACAEVWRDEGEVLATGIGIIPRLAQGLAKRTHSPGLMITDGEAYLTDTPVTLGARSHEGRTYEGYMPYSRVFDLLWHGRRHALVGPVQVDRWGQANISCIGDFAKPKRQMLGLRGFPGNSINHVNSMFVPNHSPRVFVEGQVDVVCSVGYRDDNWPEGVRRDLMGIHRIVSNLCVMDFGGPDHAIRVVQLHPGVAFDEVQAATGFPLLRAGDCTETPSPSAEQLAVIRDLDPGNLRARQLRDNPPGVRVAA; this is encoded by the coding sequence ATGAGCAATTCCACTTTTTCGCTGGCCGAGCTGCTGATCTGCGCCTGCGCCGAAGTCTGGCGTGATGAAGGCGAGGTGCTGGCCACCGGCATCGGCATCATCCCGCGTCTGGCGCAAGGGCTGGCCAAACGTACGCACAGCCCCGGTCTGATGATCACCGACGGCGAGGCCTATCTCACGGATACGCCAGTCACGCTCGGCGCCCGCTCGCACGAGGGCCGGACCTACGAGGGCTACATGCCGTATTCGCGCGTGTTCGATCTGCTCTGGCACGGTCGCCGTCACGCCTTGGTCGGGCCGGTGCAGGTGGACCGCTGGGGTCAGGCCAACATTTCCTGCATCGGCGACTTTGCCAAACCCAAGCGCCAGATGCTGGGGCTGCGCGGCTTCCCGGGCAACAGCATCAATCATGTGAATTCGATGTTCGTGCCCAATCACAGCCCGCGGGTGTTCGTGGAAGGCCAGGTCGACGTGGTCTGTTCGGTGGGCTATCGCGACGACAACTGGCCCGAGGGCGTACGCCGCGATCTCATGGGCATTCACCGTATCGTGAGCAATCTCTGCGTCATGGATTTCGGTGGTCCGGATCACGCGATTCGTGTGGTTCAGTTGCATCCCGGCGTGGCATTCGACGAGGTTCAGGCAGCAACCGGATTTCCGCTGCTGCGGGCCGGGGACTGTACCGAGACGCCGTCTCCATCCGCCGAGCAACTGGCGGTGATTCGAGACCTCGATCCGGGAAATCTGCGCGCGCGCCAGTTGCGTGACAATCCACCCGGCGTGCGGGTGGCCGCATGA
- a CDS encoding enoyl-CoA hydratase, translating into MSRPDEGQAEPVVLYEVRDGVAWITMNRPQYHNAQNSKMTYALDASFRRAVDDDAVKAIVLRGAGKNFSAGHDIGTPDRDVDVSYERVHLLPDHVGRPGAEFQYVREEEVYLGMCRRWRDIPKPTVAMVQGACIAGGLMLAWVCDLIIASDDAYFRDPVVQMGLPGVEYFAHAFELHPRIAKEFLFLGEKMNVERAYQMGMVNRIVPREALEAETLRIAQRLCEQPHMGLKLTKQAINHVEELRGKRAAMDAAFAWHHFGHAHNQLLSGNNLGGLDAKAMAAANRKDEGSA; encoded by the coding sequence ATGAGCCGGCCGGACGAGGGGCAGGCGGAACCGGTGGTCCTGTATGAGGTCCGTGATGGCGTGGCATGGATCACGATGAACCGCCCGCAGTACCACAACGCCCAGAATTCGAAAATGACCTATGCGCTGGATGCGAGCTTCCGCCGCGCCGTCGACGACGACGCGGTCAAGGCCATCGTCCTGCGCGGCGCTGGCAAGAACTTCTCCGCCGGGCATGACATCGGCACGCCCGACCGCGATGTGGATGTTTCCTACGAACGGGTCCACCTGCTGCCGGATCACGTCGGCCGCCCCGGGGCCGAGTTTCAGTACGTGCGCGAAGAAGAGGTCTACCTTGGCATGTGCCGGCGCTGGCGCGACATTCCCAAGCCGACCGTGGCGATGGTGCAGGGCGCCTGCATCGCCGGCGGCCTGATGCTGGCCTGGGTCTGCGACCTGATCATTGCCAGCGACGATGCCTATTTCCGCGATCCGGTGGTGCAGATGGGCCTGCCCGGTGTGGAGTACTTCGCGCATGCCTTCGAACTGCATCCGCGCATCGCCAAGGAATTCCTGTTCCTGGGCGAGAAAATGAACGTCGAGCGGGCTTACCAGATGGGCATGGTCAACCGAATCGTGCCGCGCGAGGCGCTGGAGGCCGAGACGCTGCGGATCGCCCAGCGCCTGTGCGAGCAACCGCACATGGGCCTCAAGCTGACCAAGCAGGCGATCAACCACGTCGAGGAACTGCGCGGCAAGCGCGCCGCGATGGACGCGGCCTTCGCCTGGCATCATTTCGGCCACGCCCATAACCAGTTGTTGTCCGGCAACAACCTCGGCGGTCTGGATGCCAAGGCCATGGCCGCCGCCAATCGCAAGGACGAAGGATCGGCATGA